A stretch of the Argentina anserina chromosome 6, drPotAnse1.1, whole genome shotgun sequence genome encodes the following:
- the LOC126797665 gene encoding uncharacterized protein LOC126797665, producing MLKVWAEKEKRNLDRSVKNGINCQTAVVIKDHALVMEFIGIFYLLHEQVLFRCRMCYLSQLSTTPPLSWNAGWPAPRLKDAALSLEATKRM from the exons ATGTTGAAGGTATGGgctgagaaagaaaagaggaaTCTGGACCG GTCGGTGAAAAATGGAATCAATTGCCAAACTGCAGTTGTTATAAAAGATCATGCCCTGGTCATGGAATTCATAGGCATATTCTACTTACTTCATGAGCAAGTATTGTTTCGGTGCCGCATGTGCTACTTGAGTCAATTGTCAACCACTCCACCTTTGTCTT GGAACGCAGGTTGGCCAGCACCTCGTCTCAAAGATGCTGCACTGTCTTTAGAAGCTACGAAAAGGATGTAG
- the LOC126800848 gene encoding F-box/kelch-repeat protein At3g06240-like, which produces MKSSNAICKGELKQERMGKLCKLSGEMNVQILTRLPPKALIRFKCVCRSLCSLINSPSFVAKNLSNAMDNKFASPTSILFKRTVLKDNSITDKREILNIMSDGNTDKKEVLLSLLNLSNNIDSEHQNPCSIPEDLVLPFPMNIDPWSLKIVGHCDGIVCLTSKDHVVLCNPAIKEFKFLPKSYLLLPPKHRDDYDNEDDYYDALASNPIGVGFGYDSRGEVYKVVRVVAFSSGYVFTSHPSRAEVYTLSAHSWKEINIDPDTCIMWTPSSEIYCKGFFYWSGLTYPTPGNAKDVIISFEMSGETFHEISLPESIVFGSGVCTSLAVWKGSIALLSYEYEERTSKLLHIWVMDDCDGLKNVWRNLLSIGPVEGDIPLIFWRSDEVLVVTTDGRVVSYNLSTQVHKYFPIYGIEDHQYIQAVVYVNSIISFGGENQLKDIQ; this is translated from the coding sequence ATGAAAAGCTCGAATGCAATATGCAAGGGAGAGTTGAAACAAGAGAGAATGGGAAAGCTTTGCAAATTATCAGGAGAAATGAATGTACAAATTCTGACAAGATTGCCTCCTAAAGCTCTGATTCGATTCAAATGTGTTTGTAGGTCGCTCTGCAGTTTGATTAATAGTCCAAGCTTTGTAGCCAAGAACCTCTCTAATGCGATGGACAACAAATTTGCTTCCCCTACTAGCATACTTTTCAAGCGTACCGTGCTCAAAGACAATTCCATTACGGATAAGAGAGAGattttgaacataatgagTGACGGCAACACTGATAAGAAGGAAGTGTTGCTCTCGTTGCTGAATTTGAGCAACAACATTGATAGTGAGCACCAAAACCCTTGTTCCATCCCTGAGGACCTTGTTCTTCCTTTTCCTATGAATATTGATCCCTGGAGCCTAAAAATTGTAGGTCACTGTGACGGGATTGTTTGTCTTACTTCCAAAGAtcatgttgttctatgcaatCCAGCTATCAAGGAATTCAAATTTCTTCCCAAATCTTATCTTCTTCTCCCTCCCAAACATCGAGATGATTAtgataatgaagatgattattATGATGCATTAGCATCAAACCCAATCGGTGTCGGATTTGGTTATGATTCTAGAGGCGAAGTTTACAAGGTTGTTAGAGTTGTAGCATTTTCGTCAGGATACGTCTTTACTTCACATCCTTCAAGAGCAGAGGTTTACACTTTGAGTGCTCATTCTTGGAAAGAAATCAACATTGATCCGGACACTTGTATCATGTGGACTCCTTCTTCTGAAATATACTGTAAGGGGTTCTTTTATTGGAGCGGACTAACTTATCCTACTCCAGGCAACGCAAAGGATGTTATCATTTCATTTGAAATGAGCGGCGAAACATTTCATGAGATATCACTTCCAGAGAGTATCGTTTTCGGTTCGGGAGTTTGTACGAGCCTTGCTGTGTGGAAAGGATCCATTGCCCTTTTATCGTATGAATACGAAGAGAGAACTTCTAAACTCTTGCATATTTGGGTGATGGATGATTGTGATGGTCTTAAAAATGTATGGAGAAACTTGTTATCTATCGGACCTGTAGAAGGTGACATTCCATTAATATTTTGGAGAAGTGACGAGGTGCTAGTGGTTACCACTGATGGGCGTGTAGTCTCATATAATCTTAGTACCCAAGTGCACAAATATTTTCCTATATATGGCATTGAAGATCACCAGTACATTCAAGCTGTTGTTTATGTAAATAGTATAATTTCTTTCGGCGGAGAAAATCAACTTAAAGACATACAGTAG
- the LOC126800855 gene encoding F-box protein At4g22390-like gives MAECKVPESMVPLIFCRLPPKSLMRFKCIQKSWNSLINSRHFVAEHLRFHNNLSSSTTILLRRPVSCRDIVCSLLTLRSERDGQEDNLNFDIEDIHFPPSIGLITRAQFIENHGHTRDCADIVGHCCGIICLSLYHPSDLVLYNPAIKAFKLIPEPCLPGLREIDFRSTAFGYDPVSEDFILVIIASFGYIYYGEGGGRLALEPLRAEMYTTSTDSWKEIKIANLENETTMFRPYHFQLYHEGNCYALAMEVKKEFMESYDSLEDYGREAIVWFDTRDWVFHTALTPDSLYVYPAHDFTLTVWNNCVALFGYHRPRTKPWFDEEESQHFAIWVMGDFDGFTLSWIKQMTVDIADSPLTLALWESNRSVLISPRVRIALYSFATKSYTYLPIYAADYFYAFPLVSSLIPLSRDLVCDDTP, from the coding sequence ATGGCAGAGTGCAAAGTTCCAGAATCGATGGTGCCACTCATCTTTTGTAGGCTGCCTCCGAAGTCTCTGATGCGATTCAAGTGCATTCAGAAGTCATGGAATTCTCTGATCAATAGTCGCCATTTCGTAGCCGAGCATCTCCGCTTTCACAACAACCTTTCATCCTCAACTACCATCCTTCTAAGGCGTCCTGTTAGCTGCAGAGACATCGTTTGTTCTTTGCTTACTCTTCGCAGTGAGAGGGATGGACAAGAGGATAACCTAAATTTTGACATTGAGGACATCCATTTTCCGCCTTCAATTGGTCTGATAACTAGGGCACAATTTATTGAGAATCATGGTCACACCCGTGATTGTGCAGATATTGTAGGTCATTGTTGTGGGATAATCTGTCTCTCTCTTTATCATCCAAGCGACCTTGTCTTATACAATCCAGCAATCAAGGCATTCAAGCTTATACCTGAGCCTTGCCTCCCAGGCCTCCGTGAGATAGATTTTCGTTCTACTGCATTTGGTTATGATCCCGTTTCCGAAGATTTTATACTTGTTATTATTGCTAGTTTTGGTTACATATATTACGGCGAAGGAGGAGGACGTCTCGCCCTTGAACCTCTGAGAGCAGAGATGTACACAACAAGTACTGATTCTTGGAAAGAGATCAAGATTGCCAATTTGGAGAACGAAACTACTATGTTCCGGCCTTATCATTTCCAACTGTATCACGAGGGCAACTGTTACGCGTTGGCAATGGAAGTCAAGAAGGAATTCATGGAATCATATGACAGCCTCGAGGATTATGGAAGGGAAGCAATCGTTTGGTTCGACACCAGAGATTGGGTTTTCCATACTGCATTGACTCCTGATTCTTTGTATGTATATCCAGCGCATGACTTCACTCTTACAGTGTGGAACAACTGCGTTGCTCTTTTTGGCTATCATCGTCCAAGAACTAAACCCTGGTTTGATGAGGAAGAAAGCCAACACTTCGCAATTTGGGTGATGGGTGATTTTGATGGTTTCACTTTGTCATGGATAAAGCAAATGACCGTGGACATCGCGGACTCGCCTCTCACATTGGCACTTTGGGAGAGCAATCGGTCTGTTTTGATCTCCCCGCGTGTGCGAATAGCCCTGTACAGCTTTGCAACCAAATCGTACACCTATCTTCCGATATATGCTGCTGATTATTTCTACGCATTTCCCTTAGTAAGTAGCTTAATTCCACTCAGTAGGGACCTAGTTTGTGACGATACTCCTTAA